atggccagactggttcaagctgacaggaactcaaataactggacattacaacagtggtgtgcagaggagcatctctgaacacacacgtCGAACCTTGAGCTGGATGGgtgacagcagcagaagaccatgccagtttccactcctgtaccgagtaaagtggacactgagcaTACTTAAGTTAAATTAAATTTTGTTAGAACTTGTAAAGTACTGTGTTGATGCTGGGAAAAGCGATTATTTATGGCAGTTATATCCTGGATATGGAGAAGTAATGAGATCCCTTGAGTCGAGTACGatggggttgtctgttggtgggtCCTCGGGTGGCTGTTGAGGCCGGCCCGCGATCCACGTGTTCTGATGCAGAGAGTGGCGGCCTGTGGCTAGTGTGGTCTTTTGGTCGTTCGGTCCCTCCTTTCACTGCTGCCGCTCGCTCTCCGTGGCACAGTGGAGGTCGTTCTCGCGTCCAACTGGACGGATCTCCTTCAGGTGTAATGTTGGGATTTTCTTTTTCCCAGCTGATTCTCACGCTTTTGAAGTTTCCTTTGCCCTCCAGGGGCTTGCTGAGCTTCCTTCAATGGGAGTAGAGGATCTGTTTGCGTAGAATAACTTGAATTGGAGACCTCGCTGGCATTGTCCATCATCAAAATGTGCACttaagtacaggagccttaggtcccacaccagcaggatcaagaacagtcattaccctacagcagggtttctcaacctggggtccatggtccccttggttaatggtaaggctctatgGAATAAAAGAAAGGTTGGTaaccatcaggcacctgacccagcgtgggtaacttcactcaccccaacagtgaactgattccactcattttcaaggactctacaactcctatgttatttattgtttttctctgtatttgcacaatttgttgtactttgcacattggttgttcgtctgcctttgtgtgtagcttttcattgattctattgcagttctttgtatttattgtgaatgcccgcaagaaaatggatctcagggttgtatatggtgacatatatatactttgataataaattcactttgaactctgaacattGCTGAAATTGTACAGTGGACAAGACCAGGGGACAATATACCTTTCAAAGATGGGTAATCTTCCACCTCTAACAccagcacatccattcttagaTAAGGACCAAAGCTGGAgtactgagcagttttgggctcctcatctaaagaaaggatgtgctgctgTTGGAGAGAACCCAGAGATCCTCCAGAACGATcctgggaacgaaagggttaatgtacgaggcGTGCTCGacgactctgggcctgtatttgctgcagTTGAGAAGAACAAAGGGGCTGTCTCATTGAAACGTGTCGAATGTTTaaaagccttgatagaatggatagaGGTTttccctataatgggggagtctaggaccagaggcactCAGAATAGAAaaacatccctttaaaacagggatgaggaatttctttagccagaaggtggcgaatctgtggaatttattgtcgcagactgctgtggatgccaagttgttgaatatatttaaaacagaggtcaaaggttcttgattagttggggcataaaaggttatggggaatggggttgagagggttaataaatcagccatgatggaatggcctagcaggccaaattctgctcccccacaggaaggatgtggggctCTTTGTAGAGGGGGAGGGGTAGACCCGATCGAGGTTTCTAAAAATCCGAGACAGTCTGTACCCCAGGTCTTAGATTAGGGGCCATACATTTAAGGATAAgatggggaaagtttaaaggagacatTCACTGGGTGGTCCACATGTGGAGCGAGCTACCAGGAAGCGTTCTCTGATTGGAACAGGAGTCCACACTCAGCTTTAGAGGACCTGAGGGACAACTTCTTATGCCAGAGGGTGGTCcatatgtggaacaagctgccagaggaagtggttgaggcagctaCGTGACATTtaaaagggatttggataggagaGGAGGGATATGAGCCGAATGTTTAGAGGGGAATTTCAGTAAGCGTGAcccagatgggccgaagggcctgttttcatgctctgTGATCAATCCTCCATGCACGCTTCTACCCCGATCCCTAGGCTATGCCGTGGTAGTGTAAAGCGcaaccgagttcctccagcagtgtgcTTGTGCtgcccagatttccagcatctgcagatttcagtcctggaatcattctcgtggacctcctttgaaccctctccaacatccagcacatcctttcctaattaaggggctgaaaactgctcacaatacctcaagtaaggcctcaccagtgcctcagcaTTACAGCCTTCCTTTTATAATTCacgccctcttgaaatgaatgctaacactgcgtTAGGGAATATTCTATAGTTAGTGTATATAGCAAATAATAACCCCAATGGCAACCAATCTTCACATCCGGATATGGATTGTAGTTTGAATTTGAAACGCAGCTCCAAATAGTAAATTTCAGACCAGGAAACACCCAAAGGACTGATgtatgtctgcatatgcatgaaagcATTCAACATCCAATTGCATTCAGACCACAGTGAGCAACATTCACTTTAGCTGCGTTAGGCATTTTGAAAACTGCATGCAACTCAAGAGAAGCATTATGGAAATTGTCCTGTTACCTCTGTTCTTTAACATATAGAAACGTTGGGTCAGGGAGTCCCGTCTCTCTCGAGTGTGTCCTGAGTAAACTTCTACATCTACCAGCTGCGTCTCTCTGCTGACTTTGCTCACAGTCACAATTGCACTCAGCTTCCTCACTACCGACTCAACCCACAGAAGACCCGAGGGACAATGTCTTCATGTAGAGTGTGCAGGGTATAcaagctgcagaggaagtgctcAAGCTGGGTACAATCAAACAATCCATCTAGGTGCTTTCTGAGCATATGGGCAAACGGAACTAGCCCAgctggcagaggggcagaagggcctgttccctgaCTCGATGcaaagcctcaccaatgtctagtACAACCGCAGCATAACGTCCCAATTCTTGTACTCAGTGccagtcctcttcacctccgtCTACATATTGAGGGAACCAGGTACCTAGTTCCTTCTGTTCTATAACACTACtccgatgggccaagtggcctgtccCTACATTTTCAAGTGAGAGCAGACCAGAACGTACAAAAATTATTTTATTCCGCAGTTCGTTAGTTTCCACGccgggcgaccagaaatgagtaGACCCTCAGACCCGTCAGACCCTCGCCCAATCGAGCACGGCACCCCCCTCCTCTGTCCCACTGCCCTCCTCAAGCCTGGATGTTGCTCTTGGCACTGAAGGCTAGGTAGTAGACCAGGAGTCCGATGGCAGCAGCAACCACCTCCGTTGCAACCCAGGGACCGTTCCAGGCTCCCTGCCGGGAAgtagacagagagagaaggggtggaagggaaggagggagagagcacACAGAGGCATCAGAATAGGCAGAACTGGAGACCCTCGCACACCGCCCCCCAACCTCCGCACAACCACACAGGAGTGCACTCACGGTGTGCGCCTGTGCGCagatcactccccccccccccccccccccagctcatacacacacaccctaCTTCCCTACTTCTGCAGCCCAGAATACACAGGgcaaccagcctccctcccccccagcACACGCGCAGCCTATACAGATTTAACGTCCCATTTCTCCccccattctgttattgtttcctTGTAGCACCTCAATGTGCTGACGTGATAGTAATCTATTTCAAGGTATGCAAGATTTCTACTGTACACGGGTACCTCTATTTATTTATAGAGATATGCACAGAACTCGTACTTCTGGCCTTTTGAACCACTCTGTCccacaacccccgatttaaccctagcctaatcatggggcaatttacaatgaccgattaacctaccaaccggcacgtctttggactgtgggaggaaactggagcacccggaggaacccCATTCGTTCACCGGGAGAACGCACAATGAAAGTGGGACTGACCGACCCTGGTGGTGGTGTCTGTGCACCCACTCCCGGCCCCTCCTAACACAGACAGCTACTTACCCGGTGGTCAACACTGACAGCAAACAGGGGCTTCGTGGCTGTGTAGTCCTCTTTGTTCCTCTGAGCCttttgggggtggtggggggggggggggaagagttcaagtttattgtcattcaccgTGTATACAGCTAAACAGAGCAATatccctccagaccaaggtgcacaacgcaAAGTGATATTACCACAAATAGCAATCATTCCAAAACAATAAAATCTATTTCAGATGATTGACATTTAACACAAAGTGCGTTTATGTCACACTTATAAAGTAAACGGTGTAaagctactggcacttcatatgtgatgaggcCTGGGAgacggcagggagttcagtcatCTCACGGCCTgtggggagaagctgtttcccatcccaaCAGTCCTTGATGCTAtggtgcctcctgcctgatggtacggGGGCTAAACAGATTGTTggacggatgggagggatcactgacaatgctgCATTGATAAATATCTCGGATGGGTGGGACAGACCCCCGATGATCTTCCCAGCAGTGCTTACAATCGTTTGTGGGCTCTTGCAGTCAGATGCCCTGCAATTCCGGTATTAGACGGTGATGCAGAGAGGGAATTAGGGAATGGTGGGGTGTGGATTTGAGAACAGGGACTGGGGGCAGAAATGGGCAAACAGGGTGTTCAGTGGTATTCATCGATGTCAGGTCAATGACCGCGCCCACCTCATTCACAATTTAAAGATTCAGCATGGTTATTAGGCCTTTCGGCCTAATACATAGTCGAAACTTAGTTCATGCTCCGCAGCGGGATTGAGTTGCAGCTCTTGCTTCAAAAGAGCCAATAGTCCACGTTGACCATTCACCACCCCCTTATAATCTCCCCCCCTCGACTTCCCCAATGCCCTCAACCTTGCGCCAACCCGTTACGcccaagggggagggggggagaggtgtGGAAATCCATCCCACACGCGTCACTCACTTTCCTCAGGGCGCTGTAGGACTCCTCGTCGAAGAACTTCACCTCGTACGTCCCGGACCTGGCCAACTTGTGCTCGGCACTCCAGGAGACCtgcggggaggagggaggaggcgCTCAGCGGGATGTGCAACCCCAGTAACTGGTTTATTATTAACATATAGGTGCTCGTCACTGCCTCTACTTATTCAGGAGGCCAAAGATATTATTTTTTAaactattatttctttctttttgcatttgcagttcgTTTTTTTTGGCACACTGCtggaacgcccaagttggtgcagtcttttattgattctattacggttattattctattttggattgagtatgcctgcaagaaaatgaatctcagggttgtatacagtgcaACAGATGTGCTtttataattaatttaatttgaacttcaaAATTCAGCATGCCTGAGTCACAGCTCACACTGACGCTCCACAGGAAGAATCCTATCCGGATGAATCACGGCTCGGCACGGTAACCGCTCCGCCCGGGACCGCGGAGAGTggcggacacagctcagcacaccacggaaaccagcctcccctccacggactctgccccagtaaagcagccagcaggaTCAAAGATCCCCGGCTCCCCCctcggacattctctcttctaccccgtcccatcgggcaggagacacaaaagcctgaaagaacgtccaaccaggctcagggacagcttctaccccgctgttgtcAGACTAACGAAGGGGATgctaagatggactcttgacctcacgatCAACCTCGTTATGGTCTTGCACCTTATCAttaacctgcactgcactctctctctgactgtgacactctattctgttattgttttaccatgttctacctcaatactctgtgtaatgatctgatccgCAAGACAAGCTTATTTCCCTGTATCTCGGCTACAGGAGCCAGACGACACACaccgtcaccaggttcagggacagcgaCTTCCTTCAACCGTGCAGATTTTCCAATCAACCGGCACAAACTTAACCTCCACCTCGAGATAACAACAGTAGAGTatattcacttgccccatcactgaactgttccaacaaCCTACACACTCTTCATCTCAaaatgtattgcttatttattatattttcccgttgtatttgcacggtttgttgttgTTTGCACATTGGCCGTTAGTTGAGGCTTTCGCTGGTTCTATTGTGGGTCTAGGGTTCACTGAGTATGCCCAAGGAAACCAATATATGGTGCCACatataaactttgaactttgtacaacAGTGGTCTTTGATTTTGTTACACTGTGGATGTTTATTTCATGTCAGAACTGTATGATTCATGTTTTCCTTGTAAATGTTGTGTCTCTGACGCTGCGTGCTGAGAGATTTTCATTGCGGATGACTGTACCTCAAACTTTCTTGACTCCTTGCCTTTTCCagaccggtgggggggggggggggggggggggggtagtggtcACTGCACTGGTGGACACTAGGACCCAGGGATGACCATTAGTCACAGAAACAGACAGACTACTGATGCAAAGAATTCAGCCcactgaatctgctccaccattccaccatggctgatttatttccccgcttaatcccattctcctgcctttttctcCCCATAAATGTTTACACACTAACTAATCAGGAATCGatcaacctgtgctttaaatatacacaatggcttggcatccacagccatcgATGGTAACGAATTACAAAGATTCACCGTCCTCTGGCTGCAGAGattccttcccatctctgttctaaagggacatcctggaattctgaggctgtgccctgtttcTAGCCTCCCCCACTTTAGAAACCATCCTCTCTTCATccactatcttggcctttcaatatttggtaggtttcaacaagatccctcctgccctcaatcttctaaactccagcgagtacaggagGCCCAGGGCCAAAGAGtcctcatgttaaccctttcattcccatgatCATTCTTGTAAAACTCTGCTGGCCCATCTCCAACATCAGAACATCCTTTATTAGATCAGGGGGCCCAAATCTGCTAACAATAATCCAAATTTGGTCTGCCTTGCAAGACCTTACATCCTTACCTTTATAtgcttgtcctcttgaaatgaatgctaacattgcatttgccttcctcaccacagactcaccctgcaaattaacctttagggaaccctgcactaggactcccaagtccctctgcaagtCGGATTTTTGAAATCACCCTCGATTTAGAAAATAGAccacgcctttattccttcttccaaagtgcgtgaccacacacttcaacattgtattccatctgccactctttgcccattctcctaaactgtccaagtcctcctcctgactttctgcttcctcaacaccgtcTGATCCACCTTTATATTGCCCGCAAACtcggccacaaagtcatcaattaaatcatccaaatcactgacatataacgtgGGAAAAAAGTGGTTCCTACACTGACAGCTGAGGTACAGCACTGGCCACCGGAGCCAatcagaaaaagccccctttcGTCCCCCTCTTTGtcccctgccaatcagctaatgctccatCTACACTAAtaccttattaagcagcctcatgtgcagcaccttgtcaagagccttctaaaaatccaagtaaacaacatctactgactctcctttgactatcctgcctgctatttcctcaaagaattccagcagatggTCCTTTGAAgattaaaattataaagtaattggggaaagtaaaaataaatactaaaattattttgaactccatggagcatatggggatcctccgatatccaggcaatctttctcttctttctttcttttttttctttctttagacaagggttaagggggggagggttaatattattttttctctttcttactattttatcattacatttattctttgtaattttcaaaaaaaattaataaataaataaacatacaaacaaacaaaaaaaaaattccagcagatttgtcaggcaagatttcgccTGAAGGAAACCACACTGATCTCAGcttcctcagaatcagaattattatcaccggtgtgtgtcgtgaaatttgttaacttagcagcagcagtttattgcaatacataatctagaagagaaaataataataaataaataacagtatacgcatattgaatagattaaaaactatgcaaaaacagaaatgtatattaaaaaagtgaggtagtgatcatgggttcaaagtccatttacgaatcagatggcagaggggaagaagctgttcctgaattgctgagcgtGTGCCGTCAGGCTTCTGATGAAAAAgggtgctggggatccttaatgatggatgctgcctttctgagacaccactcctagaagatatcctgggtgctttgtaggctagtgcccaagatggagctgactagatttacaaccctctgcagcttctttcagtcctgtgcagtagctctacTGCCGCCcctccccccaataccagacagtgatgcagcctgtcagaatgctctccacgggacaactatagaagttttcacatgtatttgttgacatgccaaatctcttcaaactcataatgaagtacagacactgtcttgccttctttataactgcatcgatatgttggggccagtttagatcctcaaagatcttgacacccaggaatttgaagctgctcactctctccacttccgatccctctgtgaggattggtatgtgttccttcatccttcccttcctgaagtccacaatcagctctttcatcttacagagactgagtgccaggttgttgctgcaacattaGTTGGCatctctcactcctgtatgccctcttgtcaccatctgagattctaccaacaatggttgtatcgtcagcaaatttaaagatggtatttgagctctgcctaaccacacagtcatgggaaaagagagaaaagagcagCGAGCTAACCACGCACCCgagatgcgccagtgttgatcgtcagcaaggaggaagtGTTACCaccgatccacacagattgtgctcttctggttaggaagtcgaggatccagttgcagagggaggaacagaggcccaggttctgaaacttctcaatgaggattgtgggaatgatgttcCTGACATAACACCAAACATCAGGGAGGTGAGGGCTCCGTCAGGGGGCCAGTGCACTCATCCTCCCCCCACCACTGGCCATCCCAATCACCCCACGTACCTGGTAGCGTCCCACGTCTTGCCCTCGGGTGACGGGAAACTGCTTGCCGTCAACGTCTGCATAGAGTGCAACGTTCTgaaggaaacagtgacagagggaAGGGCAAGTTAAAGCAACACGATAGTATGGAGGAGTCAGGGACGAGGGGACAGAGGGACTCtgaggactgacacagggctgtggggagagagtgggatgataggattagtttggggactgacacagggctgtggggagagagtgggacagtgggattagtttggggactgacacagggctgtggggagagaatgagacagtgggattagtttggggactgacacaggactgtggggagagagtgggacagtgggattaatttggggactgacataggactgtggggaaagagtgggacagtggaattagtttggggacagacacagggctgtggggagagagtaggacagtgggatcagtttggggactgacacagggctgtggggagagagtgggacagtgggattagtttggggactgacacaggactgtggggagagagtgggacagtgggattaatttggggacagacacagggctgtggggagagagtgggacagtgggattaatttggggacagacacagggcAGTGGGAAGGGAGCGAGGTGCTAGGATTAGTTCGGGGTCTGTCATACCATGAACTCTGATCACTTTCCCGTACTCACCTGTGCACCATTTTTGCAGGTGAGGGAAATTTCGACAATGAAGACAGTTTCGGATGAGATGACCGCATCCGACGTCGTGTAATAAGACGGGACAATCGAGGGCTCAGTGCATGTCTCCGCTGTGGACAAGGAGACCAGCATTAGCACCAGAACAGCCACTCTGCGTGGAAACAGATGCAGAGTCCAGAGGAGTGGAGTCTGCCCCCGGGCTGGACCACACAACCCGCTAAGGGAATCGAAAGAGCCCCTTTTATAAATTGTATTTTACTCTCCCTAATTTTCTTACAACTCTCaatcacaagagatcctgcaacacacacacaaaatgctgcaggaactcagcaggtcaggcagcatctatggagatgaataaacagtcaacgtttcaagccgagatccttcgtctggactagaaagaaaggggatagaaggtgggaggaagggtGTTGGAGTGGAACAAGCTGGTAAGGGAGACCGGTCGAgtgggtggtgttggggaggggtaCGATGTGAGATACTGCGAAAtgattggtggaagaggctgAAGGagctggaatctgataggacagagtggaccatgggagaaagggaaggaggagggcaccagagggaggtgatggacaggcgaGAGGAATCAACCTACATGTTATacaacatgggtgatcatggttttGTCTGTAATTGTTCTTGGGAAATTTTTCCAAAGAAGTGCTTTCCCGTTGCCGcgttctgggcagtgtctttacaggaagGGTGACCCCGGTCATTATCGATACtctctcttcagagattgtctgcctggcatcagtggtcacataaccaggacttgcgatgtgcaccagctgctcacacgaccCTCTACCTGATCGGGGGGGTGCTatgccttgcccaagggtgacctgtagactagtggagggaaggagggcctcacacctcctttggtaggacCGCACCCTGCCACCCGGTGAGATGAACGGGGAAGGGAAAAAGAGCGAAGGTTAAAGAAATCGGTGTTCaagccgtcaggttggaggctactcggaTGGAACGTGAGATTTTGAAACTCTCACTAGAGACGTTGGTGCTAATAAAGCCGACTACTCCACCGGCCTGAGAGGGGCCTCACCCTGCGAGCAGCCGGGGCCCTGGACGGAATTCAAACAGAACTGGGTGGCCACCGGACGATTCTGCAAGATGGAGCGAAGGTAGCACCGATGCAGGGGATCAGGTGGGTGCCCCCCCCACTCCCCGGAGCAACTTGCAAACGAACTGTTACCACACCAGGAAGGAccatttgggaccctgaatggtgg
This sequence is a window from Hypanus sabinus isolate sHypSab1 chromosome 24 unlocalized genomic scaffold, sHypSab1.hap1 SUPER_24_unloc_16, whole genome shotgun sequence. Protein-coding genes within it:
- the LOC132385467 gene encoding translocon-associated protein subunit delta-like, which produces MEWWRRRVSVLAVLVAAVACLCAAETCTEPSIVPSYYTTSDAVISSETVFIVEISLTCKNGAQNVALYADVDGKQFPVTRGQDVGRYQVSWSAEHKLARSGTYEVKFFDEESYSALRKAQRNKEDYTATKPLFAVSVDHRGAWNGPWVATEVVAAAIGLLVYYLAFSAKSNIQA